A part of Fimbriiglobus ruber genomic DNA contains:
- a CDS encoding sigma-70 family RNA polymerase sigma factor yields MGHGPDLLTRFFRRLADDRVAAPTTAELLGRFVASHDEEAFRTIVDRHGPMVWGVCSRVLRQPQDIEDAFQATFIVLARRAAGIRSPELLPAWLHGVARRSAIRVIRLSARRREVQVNTMPNPATNLANDLVDLPVILDEELGRLPPKLRQTVVLCHLQSRTYADAAREMGCSIAAVAKRLEQAAARLRDQLTRRGLAPAACTAWALAAWAPEAAAVSSGVTDRAIAAALGAASGATATPVAATVANEILGATSRFKLRLLAVVMALATGAGVTAAYQFTAAPAQPAPQPKQAAPVRVDRFGDPLPDGAVSRLGTVRFRTGLTPCAAGVGFLAGGKTLVSVYVTGLVVFWDAATGQETSRLDGPPGANALTVSADGRRLVVAGKEVWAWDMTPQGPVSLWKKPSPNGETVNAAALSPDGKTLACGSRSTGHLLDAATGELRGPLGVKSPRLVTFAADGQTLVAAGEGPVHVFDPVSGEERRQLAFPEGWVAQLAISPDGTRVAGASGNLIRTWDATTGRELAKVKYEAQIPTSHFYYPASVLFFSQDGRTLIEAGCEHIRHRDPDTGMENRPATKAAHLLQPFFLDYAPIIPAVSPDGKLVALSTGGRLIGMWRTDTGAEIGPSGGPYGEVTAMKFTRNGKELVTAAGLDHFQTWNLASAEPVRRLTMPVPRMGVGSFVVTPTGEVGAVFSRLRSDGSRFGVVEWNAQTSGVGSDQPVVPAELDKSKAWIPTPALTEDGRRIVWGFEKFLIVVDRATGAEVRRIDTKVPVFAVVVSADGETAATHALKEGELAVWDLGTGKERMRLTNRPIKFAAPFALSPDGRWLACVDGEENGPRSVQLWELASRRAGPRFPIGTASILPLTFSPDSRFLAAGEASGTVRVWDLAAETEARQFAGHRGPIHSLAFAPDGQRLASGSGDATALVWDLGPVLGWPAPAVRSWEPTDALWRGLGKDDPGPAARTAWALTAAGDAAVSFLRGKLRPAPAPSADRVGALIEQLGSDRFIDRERAMAELTTLGIVAEPALRAATTQDPETRQRIDRLLGRLATTLSPELLAAVRGIAALERIGTPAAARALKEVAGERGQHPTIAAEAEAAGRRLSARHDGLQRTGS; encoded by the coding sequence ATGGGACACGGCCCCGATTTACTCACCCGCTTTTTCCGCCGCCTCGCCGACGACCGGGTGGCGGCGCCGACCACCGCGGAGTTGCTCGGCCGATTCGTCGCGAGCCACGACGAGGAGGCTTTCCGTACCATCGTCGACCGGCACGGGCCGATGGTCTGGGGGGTCTGCTCGCGGGTTCTGCGCCAGCCCCAGGATATCGAAGACGCATTCCAGGCGACGTTCATCGTGCTGGCCCGTCGGGCCGCCGGCATCCGCTCGCCGGAACTGCTGCCCGCGTGGTTGCACGGGGTAGCCCGGCGGTCCGCCATCCGGGTGATACGACTCTCCGCCCGGCGCCGGGAAGTGCAAGTGAACACCATGCCGAACCCCGCCACGAACCTGGCCAACGACCTGGTCGACCTGCCGGTGATCCTCGACGAGGAACTCGGGCGGCTCCCGCCGAAACTCCGGCAGACGGTCGTCCTGTGCCACCTCCAGAGCCGGACGTACGCTGACGCCGCCCGGGAGATGGGATGCTCGATCGCGGCTGTGGCCAAGCGACTGGAGCAAGCGGCGGCTCGGCTCCGGGATCAGCTCACCCGCCGCGGGTTGGCCCCGGCCGCGTGTACCGCCTGGGCGCTGGCGGCCTGGGCGCCGGAGGCGGCGGCCGTCTCTTCGGGCGTGACCGACCGGGCCATCGCGGCCGCGCTCGGGGCGGCTTCCGGCGCCACGGCGACCCCGGTGGCTGCGACCGTGGCCAACGAGATCCTCGGGGCGACGTCGCGGTTCAAGCTTCGCCTGCTCGCGGTCGTGATGGCTCTTGCGACCGGAGCCGGGGTCACGGCGGCGTATCAGTTTACCGCCGCGCCAGCTCAGCCGGCGCCGCAACCCAAGCAAGCCGCTCCGGTCCGGGTCGACCGGTTCGGCGACCCGCTCCCGGACGGCGCCGTCTCCCGCCTCGGGACGGTCCGCTTCCGGACGGGCCTGACGCCGTGTGCGGCTGGCGTCGGGTTTCTGGCCGGCGGGAAGACACTGGTTTCTGTTTACGTAACGGGGCTCGTCGTTTTCTGGGACGCGGCTACCGGGCAGGAAACGTCCCGGCTCGACGGCCCGCCCGGGGCGAACGCCCTCACAGTCTCGGCCGACGGGCGCCGGCTGGTCGTGGCCGGCAAGGAAGTGTGGGCCTGGGACATGACGCCTCAGGGGCCGGTGTCACTCTGGAAGAAGCCGAGCCCGAACGGAGAAACCGTCAACGCGGCTGCCCTCAGTCCGGACGGCAAAACCCTGGCCTGTGGGTCGCGGAGTACCGGGCACCTGCTCGACGCCGCCACCGGCGAGTTGCGCGGCCCGCTGGGAGTGAAGTCCCCCCGGCTCGTGACGTTCGCGGCGGATGGTCAGACACTGGTGGCCGCCGGCGAAGGCCCGGTTCACGTCTTCGATCCGGTTAGTGGCGAAGAGCGCCGGCAACTCGCATTCCCCGAGGGATGGGTCGCGCAACTGGCGATCTCTCCGGACGGCACGCGGGTGGCAGGAGCGTCGGGGAACCTGATCCGGACCTGGGACGCGACGACCGGCCGCGAACTGGCCAAGGTGAAGTACGAGGCGCAGATACCGACCTCACACTTTTACTACCCGGCGTCCGTCCTCTTTTTCTCGCAGGACGGCCGGACGTTGATCGAGGCCGGCTGCGAACACATTCGCCATCGCGACCCGGATACTGGGATGGAGAACCGGCCGGCCACGAAGGCGGCCCACCTGCTGCAGCCGTTCTTCCTGGACTATGCCCCCATCATCCCTGCCGTGTCACCGGACGGGAAGCTGGTGGCGCTGTCTACCGGCGGCCGGCTCATTGGCATGTGGCGGACTGACACGGGGGCGGAAATTGGCCCGTCCGGCGGGCCGTATGGCGAAGTCACCGCCATGAAGTTCACCCGAAACGGGAAGGAACTCGTGACCGCGGCTGGACTCGACCACTTCCAGACCTGGAACCTGGCGAGCGCGGAGCCGGTCCGTCGGTTGACCATGCCGGTGCCGCGGATGGGCGTCGGGTCGTTCGTCGTCACGCCGACCGGAGAGGTGGGGGCCGTCTTCAGCCGGCTCCGGTCCGACGGCAGCCGGTTCGGGGTCGTTGAGTGGAACGCCCAGACCAGCGGCGTCGGCTCCGACCAGCCCGTGGTCCCGGCAGAACTGGACAAGTCGAAAGCCTGGATTCCCACCCCCGCCCTGACCGAAGACGGACGACGGATCGTGTGGGGCTTCGAGAAGTTCCTGATCGTCGTCGACCGGGCCACGGGCGCCGAGGTTCGCCGCATCGATACGAAGGTGCCGGTGTTCGCCGTGGTCGTGTCGGCGGACGGCGAGACCGCGGCGACCCACGCCTTGAAAGAAGGCGAACTCGCGGTCTGGGACCTCGGCACCGGAAAAGAACGGATGCGGCTGACGAACCGCCCGATCAAGTTCGCGGCGCCGTTTGCCCTCTCGCCGGACGGCCGCTGGCTGGCCTGCGTCGACGGCGAGGAGAACGGGCCGCGGAGCGTTCAGTTGTGGGAACTAGCGTCCCGGCGGGCCGGCCCCCGGTTCCCCATCGGGACGGCGTCGATCCTCCCACTGACCTTCTCGCCGGACAGCCGGTTCCTCGCGGCCGGGGAGGCGAGCGGTACGGTCCGGGTGTGGGATCTGGCGGCAGAAACGGAGGCCCGACAGTTCGCCGGACACCGCGGCCCGATTCATTCCCTGGCCTTCGCCCCGGACGGTCAACGACTCGCGTCAGGTAGTGGTGACGCCACCGCCCTGGTCTGGGATCTCGGCCCGGTGCTCGGATGGCCCGCTCCGGCGGTCCGCTCGTGGGAGCCGACGGACGCACTCTGGCGCGGACTCGGGAAGGACGACCCGGGCCCGGCAGCCAGGACCGCTTGGGCCCTGACGGCGGCCGGCGACGCCGCGGTATCGTTCCTGCGGGGCAAGCTGCGGCCGGCCCCGGCTCCGTCGGCCGACCGGGTGGGGGCACTGATCGAGCAACTGGGAAGCGACCGCTTTATCGACCGCGAGCGGGCGATGGCGGAACTGACCACCCTGGGAATCGTGGCCGAACCGGCCCTGCGGGCGGCTACGACCCAGGACCCCGAGACCCGGCAACGGATCGATCGGCTACTCGGCCGGCTCGCGACGACGCTGTCGCCGGAACTACTGGCCGCCGTCCGCGGGATCGCGGCCCTAGAACGAATCGGCACCCCGGCCGCGGCCCGGGCACTGAAGGAAGTCGCCGGCGAACGCGGGCAGCATCCTACGATCGCAGCCGAGGCCGAGGCCGCCGGACGGCGGTTGTCCGCCCGGCACGATGGTTTACAACGCACAGGTTCTTGA